Proteins encoded together in one Rhizobium sp. 11515TR window:
- a CDS encoding tagatose kinase: MSAMIVHNGRIAPESLGPTITVGEILVEIMASTTGSGFREPQTLVGPFPSGAPAIFIDQVARLGGAAGIIATVGADDFGAVNIERLTQDGVDTSAISISPDRPTGSAFVRYRDDGSRDFIFNIMHSAAGTIILSPPAETLIAKAGHVHVMGSAFAIPGADKVIDAAISSVRSRGGSVSFDPNVRKELLGSGNFRSQFETMIQNADLLLPSGEELFVAAGTDGETAAVKALQARGVSEIVLKRGKKGATFFGASGARYDFHGFEVNEVDPTGAGDAFGATYLTSRRQGLGPEIALERAAAAGAYNVTRMGPMTGLPDIAQLDFFLSTNPRRAA; this comes from the coding sequence ATGAGCGCAATGATTGTTCACAATGGGCGGATAGCCCCGGAAAGCCTTGGCCCGACGATCACGGTCGGCGAGATACTCGTCGAGATCATGGCGAGCACCACCGGGTCCGGATTCAGGGAGCCTCAGACGCTCGTCGGCCCTTTTCCGAGTGGCGCACCGGCTATATTCATCGATCAGGTCGCTCGCCTCGGCGGCGCGGCTGGCATCATCGCAACGGTAGGAGCTGACGATTTTGGCGCTGTGAACATAGAGCGTCTCACGCAGGATGGCGTTGATACGTCGGCCATATCCATCTCGCCCGATCGACCGACCGGAAGTGCGTTCGTCCGCTATCGCGACGACGGATCGAGGGACTTCATATTCAACATCATGCATTCGGCGGCAGGCACGATAATCCTGAGCCCTCCGGCGGAAACCTTGATTGCGAAGGCCGGACACGTACATGTGATGGGATCCGCATTTGCGATTCCAGGAGCAGATAAGGTTATCGATGCCGCCATCAGTTCGGTTCGTTCGCGCGGCGGATCGGTTTCATTCGATCCGAACGTCCGCAAGGAACTCCTCGGGTCGGGAAATTTCCGGAGCCAGTTCGAAACCATGATCCAGAATGCGGATCTTCTGCTGCCGTCCGGCGAAGAGCTTTTTGTGGCCGCGGGAACGGACGGGGAGACCGCGGCGGTCAAGGCGCTGCAGGCTCGTGGTGTCAGCGAAATTGTGTTGAAACGCGGTAAGAAGGGAGCGACCTTCTTCGGGGCCTCGGGCGCTAGATATGATTTCCACGGGTTCGAAGTGAACGAAGTCGATCCAACCGGTGCAGGAGATGCTTTTGGCGCGACTTATTTGACGTCGCGCCGGCAAGGCCTTGGCCCGGAAATCGCCTTGGAGCGGGCCGCGGCGGCGGGGGCCTATAACGTGACCCGGATGGGGCCTATGACCGGTCTGCCCGACATCGCCCAACTTGATTTTTTCCTGTCCACCAATCCGCGGAGGGCGGCATGA
- a CDS encoding D-tagatose-bisphosphate aldolase, class II, non-catalytic subunit — translation MNLFLKSLADARRAGKPVGITSVCSAHPLVLEATMSLARREGGPVLIEATCNQVNQFGGYTGKTPVDFAGDVLALAEANGVATSDVILGGDHLGPNPWRRESASAAMAKAEVMVAEYVRAGFTKIHLDASMACADDPSALDDAIVAQRAAKLAKIAEQAAQEAGTKPLYVLGTEVPVPGGADHALDVVEPTGAEAARATIETHREIFAREGLSEAFDRCIAFVVQPGVEFGNENVVGYRPELARKLTSVLDHEVGLVFEAHSTDYQSESALTALVRDGFPILKVGPGLTFALREGLFALDLIATELERDYNRNLAVTMERLMLKHTGDWAGHYHGSDEAIRLQLRYSYSDRIRYYWGYPEAVGAVQKLTDTLNGREIPPTLASQFLGRMADRIGAKNSVGRIVKTFVGDVLETYGRACRQAG, via the coding sequence ATGAACCTCTTCCTCAAAAGCCTTGCAGATGCGCGCCGCGCGGGCAAGCCGGTCGGAATTACGTCGGTGTGCTCGGCGCACCCGCTCGTGCTTGAAGCGACGATGTCGCTGGCTCGACGGGAGGGCGGTCCCGTCCTGATAGAGGCTACCTGTAACCAGGTTAATCAGTTCGGCGGCTACACCGGAAAAACGCCGGTGGATTTTGCCGGAGATGTTCTCGCGCTCGCCGAGGCCAACGGGGTCGCGACTTCGGATGTCATCCTCGGTGGCGACCATCTCGGACCCAATCCCTGGCGGCGAGAGAGCGCCTCCGCGGCAATGGCCAAAGCCGAGGTCATGGTTGCTGAATATGTGAGAGCGGGCTTCACGAAAATCCACCTCGACGCATCCATGGCCTGCGCCGATGACCCATCCGCCCTCGACGATGCGATCGTGGCTCAAAGGGCGGCAAAGCTTGCCAAAATTGCCGAGCAGGCTGCGCAGGAAGCGGGCACCAAGCCGCTTTATGTGCTGGGGACGGAGGTCCCGGTACCGGGAGGCGCGGACCACGCGCTCGACGTCGTCGAACCGACCGGGGCTGAAGCCGCCAGGGCCACCATCGAGACTCATCGCGAGATTTTCGCAAGGGAAGGATTGTCGGAGGCGTTCGACAGATGCATTGCCTTTGTCGTCCAGCCGGGCGTGGAGTTCGGCAATGAAAACGTGGTTGGCTACAGACCTGAGCTCGCTAGGAAACTGACCAGCGTGCTCGATCATGAAGTGGGTCTGGTTTTCGAAGCGCATTCGACCGACTACCAGTCGGAAAGTGCGCTGACCGCACTGGTGCGCGACGGATTTCCAATCCTGAAGGTTGGGCCTGGATTGACGTTCGCGCTGCGAGAAGGCCTCTTCGCGCTCGACTTGATTGCAACGGAACTTGAGCGGGACTACAACCGCAACCTTGCCGTCACCATGGAGCGCCTAATGCTGAAGCATACAGGCGACTGGGCGGGACATTACCACGGCAGCGACGAGGCTATCCGGCTTCAACTTCGCTACAGCTACAGTGACAGAATCCGTTATTATTGGGGTTATCCGGAAGCTGTCGGCGCCGTTCAAAAGCTCACCGATACACTCAATGGCCGCGAAATCCCGCCGACGCTGGCAAGCCAGTTCCTGGGGCGGATGGCAGACAGGATCGGCGCGAAGAACAGTGTAGGCAGGATCGTCAAGACGTTTGTCGGCGATGTCCTCGAAACATACGGCCGTGCGTGCAGGCAAGCCGGCTGA
- a CDS encoding peroxidase-related enzyme (This protein belongs to a clade of uncharacterized proteins related to peroxidases such as the alkylhydroperoxidase AhpD.): protein MSEVVHAFTTKIPRWQPYVVPVDLETATEEQRAAMQVTPSNKGISPYVLTLAHDPESLTVRSPLFNLIMYGKDGLASSERELGATAASVINRCVYCAAVHASRFISQTKRTDVIEAIFADGLDAELDEHLQAIFDFSARLSPTPPKATKADAQALADVGFSELESLDLVLSSAIFGWANRLMHTLGEPVAD, encoded by the coding sequence ATGAGCGAAGTCGTCCACGCTTTCACCACCAAAATTCCGCGTTGGCAGCCCTATGTCGTTCCGGTCGACCTGGAGACTGCGACCGAGGAACAGCGCGCGGCCATGCAGGTAACGCCGTCCAACAAAGGCATTTCACCCTATGTTCTGACGCTTGCGCACGATCCGGAATCGCTCACCGTCCGCTCTCCCCTGTTCAATCTGATCATGTACGGAAAGGACGGGCTTGCTTCGAGCGAGCGAGAACTGGGCGCGACGGCCGCATCCGTCATCAACCGCTGCGTCTACTGTGCCGCGGTTCACGCCTCCCGGTTCATCAGCCAGACCAAAAGAACCGACGTGATCGAAGCAATTTTCGCGGACGGCCTCGATGCGGAACTCGACGAGCACCTGCAGGCGATCTTCGATTTTTCCGCACGCCTCTCGCCAACGCCGCCCAAGGCCACGAAAGCCGACGCGCAGGCATTGGCCGATGTGGGCTTCTCTGAATTGGAATCCCTCGACCTCGTGCTGTCGTCAGCCATCTTCGGCTGGGCGAACCGTCTTATGCATACGCTCGGCGAGCCGGTAGCCGATTAG
- a CDS encoding CMD domain-containing protein, translated as MTLIETLVSVKPGSALAEAMEKRAEILRLSEAAHDAVLLPRDPGGLSYGLRAALAARMARQNHNEALARHYDALVERAEELAIAPLSEPGTTVEDLRVAEIVRHADRLTVAPREATRANIEALRASGVTDADIVRLSELAAFVNYQVRVIAGLALIGARQ; from the coding sequence TTGACACTCATCGAAACCCTAGTCTCCGTGAAGCCTGGCTCCGCGCTCGCCGAAGCCATGGAAAAGCGCGCGGAGATCCTGCGCCTGAGCGAGGCAGCCCATGACGCCGTGCTGCTGCCGCGCGATCCTGGCGGTCTCTCTTACGGACTTCGCGCAGCGCTTGCCGCCCGCATGGCCCGGCAAAATCACAACGAGGCGCTGGCGCGTCACTATGATGCTCTCGTGGAACGGGCGGAAGAACTCGCGATTGCCCCGCTCTCCGAACCGGGCACGACTGTGGAGGACTTACGCGTCGCCGAGATCGTACGTCACGCCGACCGGCTGACCGTCGCACCAAGGGAGGCAACCCGCGCGAACATAGAAGCATTGCGCGCCAGCGGCGTGACCGATGCCGACATCGTCCGGCTCTCCGAACTGGCGGCCTTCGTGAACTACCAGGTGCGCGTCATCGCGGGATTGGCACTGATCGGAGCAAGACAATGA
- a CDS encoding LysR family transcriptional regulator, with translation MSYMHSSSFDIRQLEAFAAVISAGSVTGAARLLGRSQPAVTRLIQDLEADIGYALLHRSGPRITPTSRGVLFHAEVERHLASLTHIRERAEAIGRDEPPTLTIAATPSLAAGVLPQALAAVAPDLIPRHLHVQALAAENVVQAVLARSADFGIASLPLEHPGLEIHWIAEAPCVVAIGANDPLADRDVVRLADLADRRIITLANPYRLRHRVDEALERAGIAPERIIDVNASLTALSLVRAGLGVGIVEPATVVGVPLDGVVMRVLDHTIPFLFGAISPAALPLTPTITAVIEAARAVALAMPGCRLFDSSGAEALADTVYGQTPRPEGAPI, from the coding sequence ATGTCATATATGCATTCTAGCTCTTTCGATATTCGGCAACTTGAAGCCTTCGCAGCCGTAATTTCCGCAGGCAGCGTGACCGGGGCAGCGCGGCTGCTGGGCCGATCTCAGCCGGCAGTCACCAGGCTTATCCAGGATCTGGAGGCCGACATCGGCTATGCGCTCCTGCATCGAAGCGGTCCGCGGATCACACCGACCTCGCGGGGCGTGCTGTTTCATGCCGAGGTCGAGCGCCATCTTGCCAGCCTCACACATATCCGCGAGCGTGCCGAGGCGATCGGTCGTGATGAGCCCCCGACGCTGACGATCGCGGCCACGCCGTCTCTCGCCGCGGGCGTTCTGCCGCAGGCGCTTGCGGCTGTTGCCCCGGATCTGATCCCACGTCATCTGCATGTGCAGGCGCTTGCGGCCGAAAACGTCGTTCAGGCCGTGCTCGCCCGCTCGGCGGATTTCGGGATTGCAAGCCTGCCGCTCGAACATCCCGGCCTCGAAATACACTGGATCGCGGAGGCGCCATGTGTCGTCGCCATCGGCGCGAACGATCCGCTTGCCGACCGTGACGTGGTGCGTCTTGCCGATCTCGCCGATCGCCGCATCATCACCCTGGCAAATCCATATCGCTTGCGGCACCGGGTCGATGAGGCACTGGAACGGGCAGGGATCGCGCCGGAGCGGATCATCGACGTCAATGCTTCATTGACGGCGCTTTCGTTGGTTCGAGCAGGACTTGGGGTCGGCATCGTAGAGCCGGCGACCGTCGTCGGCGTGCCGCTTGACGGTGTCGTCATGCGCGTGCTCGATCACACCATCCCCTTCCTGTTCGGCGCGATATCGCCAGCCGCGCTGCCGCTCACTCCGACGATCACAGCCGTGATCGAGGCGGCGCGCGCGGTGGCTTTGGCGATGCCAGGCTGCCGCCTGTTCGACTCGAGCGGTGCGGAAGCTCTGGCCGATACCGTTTACGGGCAAACTCCGCGACCCGAGGGAGCGCCGATATGA
- a CDS encoding NAD(P)-binding domain-containing protein, whose product MSDLSALPNGLDALEARLRQDLAWLELPAKSWVPPRVIGGQPVVDVVIIGAGMAGLAASGMLKRLGVANHLVLDKATAGQEGPWVTFARMRTLRSPKQLTGPAMGLPALTFRAYYEARFGREAWVALDRAPRVTWMEYLIWYRKVLELPVRNGVTVDAILPREDGMLDLVCIKDGLKETIIARHAVLATGRDGLGGPFVPDVAKSIGRKFWAHTADDIDFAVLRGKRIGVIGAGASAMDNAATALEAGASRLDMFVRRKELPRINKFTGIGSQGVVHGFAGLPDEWKWRFLNYAMGQQTPPPRASVLRVSSFPQAHLHLESPINGLEQEGDHVILKTPRTSYPVDFLIFGTGFKIDLSNRPELAAFGPHIRLWRDRFPVPAEMPNAELEASPDLGEAFEFLEREPSSCPALAKIHCFNFPATLSHGKLTGDIPAISEGADRLARGIVRALFVADREKHFENLQAFDTPELLGDEWADDDSKEPSELSSERT is encoded by the coding sequence ATGAGCGACCTCTCCGCTTTGCCGAACGGTCTCGATGCTCTTGAGGCGCGGCTGCGGCAGGATCTCGCCTGGCTGGAACTGCCGGCCAAATCCTGGGTGCCGCCGCGCGTGATCGGCGGCCAGCCTGTCGTCGATGTCGTCATTATTGGTGCGGGCATGGCCGGGCTTGCTGCGTCCGGTATGCTGAAGCGTCTCGGGGTCGCCAACCATCTCGTCCTCGACAAGGCGACTGCTGGTCAGGAAGGGCCGTGGGTCACCTTCGCCCGAATGCGAACACTGCGCTCTCCCAAGCAGCTCACCGGTCCGGCGATGGGGCTGCCGGCTCTGACGTTTCGTGCCTATTACGAAGCGCGTTTCGGCCGCGAGGCGTGGGTCGCGCTTGACCGCGCGCCGCGTGTGACGTGGATGGAATATCTGATCTGGTACCGCAAGGTGCTTGAGCTTCCCGTCCGCAACGGTGTGACGGTCGATGCGATCCTCCCACGCGAGGACGGAATGCTTGATCTTGTCTGCATCAAGGATGGCCTCAAGGAGACGATCATTGCGCGTCATGCGGTATTGGCGACCGGCCGCGATGGTCTGGGCGGCCCGTTCGTGCCTGATGTCGCGAAAAGCATCGGCCGCAAGTTCTGGGCGCATACCGCCGATGACATCGATTTCGCCGTGCTGCGCGGCAAGCGGATTGGCGTGATTGGTGCCGGCGCCTCGGCGATGGACAATGCCGCGACCGCTCTCGAAGCCGGTGCGTCCCGTCTCGATATGTTCGTGCGCCGCAAGGAACTGCCGCGGATCAACAAGTTCACCGGCATCGGCAGCCAGGGCGTCGTGCATGGATTTGCCGGCCTTCCCGATGAGTGGAAGTGGCGCTTCCTCAATTATGCCATGGGCCAGCAGACGCCGCCGCCGCGGGCGAGCGTCTTGCGCGTCAGTTCCTTCCCGCAAGCCCATCTCCATCTGGAGAGCCCGATCAACGGACTGGAGCAGGAAGGCGACCACGTCATCTTGAAGACGCCAAGGACCAGCTATCCCGTCGACTTTCTGATCTTTGGAACGGGCTTCAAGATCGACCTGAGCAATCGGCCGGAGCTTGCCGCCTTCGGCCCACATATACGCTTGTGGCGCGATCGCTTCCCCGTGCCGGCGGAAATGCCCAACGCCGAACTTGAGGCATCCCCCGATCTCGGAGAGGCGTTCGAATTCCTCGAAAGGGAGCCGAGCTCGTGCCCAGCGCTGGCAAAGATTCACTGCTTCAATTTTCCGGCGACACTCAGTCACGGCAAGCTCACCGGCGACATCCCCGCGATCAGCGAAGGTGCTGACCGCCTGGCGCGTGGCATTGTCCGGGCCCTCTTTGTCGCCGACCGCGAGAAGCACTTTGAAAACCTCCAGGCTTTCGACACGCCGGAACTCCTCGGTGACGAGTGGGCGGATGACGATTCCAAAGAGCCTTCCGAACTATCTTCCGAAAGGACCTAA
- a CDS encoding amino acid ABC transporter ATP-binding protein, with amino-acid sequence MLEIKNLKLSYGSTQILNGVDLSVKRGDVVSVIGPSGTGKTTLLKCINHLAKPSSGSIAFDDIRMDYGRPDKAAVQAIRLRTAMVFQQFNVFKNMTVIQNVMDPLVVVQRKPKEEARAIALQELERVGLADKLDNYPSQLSGGQLQRTGIARALAVKPDVMLFDEPTSSLDPELVNEVLKVIKDVTSSGITSLLVTHEMQFAKNISNRIVFMDRGVVAADGTPAEIFDTPSNPRLAQFLNSERAIQ; translated from the coding sequence ATGCTTGAGATCAAGAACCTAAAGCTGTCTTACGGAAGCACGCAAATTCTGAATGGTGTGGACCTGTCGGTGAAACGCGGCGACGTGGTGTCGGTCATCGGCCCGAGCGGCACCGGCAAGACGACGCTTCTCAAGTGCATCAACCATCTGGCCAAGCCGTCCTCCGGCTCGATCGCGTTCGACGACATCCGCATGGATTACGGTCGCCCCGACAAGGCCGCCGTTCAGGCGATCCGTCTTCGCACGGCGATGGTTTTCCAGCAGTTCAACGTCTTCAAGAACATGACGGTCATCCAGAACGTCATGGACCCGCTGGTGGTCGTTCAGCGTAAGCCGAAGGAAGAAGCCCGCGCGATCGCCCTGCAGGAGCTCGAGCGCGTCGGACTTGCCGACAAGCTCGACAACTATCCCTCCCAGCTCTCAGGCGGTCAGCTCCAGCGGACCGGCATCGCCCGCGCCCTGGCGGTCAAGCCGGACGTGATGCTGTTCGACGAGCCGACATCGTCGCTTGACCCCGAACTGGTGAACGAGGTCCTGAAGGTGATCAAGGATGTGACGTCCTCGGGCATCACATCGCTCCTCGTCACCCACGAGATGCAGTTCGCCAAGAACATCTCGAACCGCATCGTCTTCATGGACCGGGGCGTCGTCGCCGCAGACGGCACTCCGGCCGAAATTTTCGATACACCCTCCAACCCGCGCCTCGCTCAATTTCTCAATTCCGAACGCGCGATCCAGTAG
- a CDS encoding amino acid ABC transporter substrate-binding protein, with translation MTSLSSISRRGLGLAVAGVAIAFATASFAEEVRTIKIATAAESKPLSWGAIGVEPQGYEPDVLKAINAKLPQYKFVMEGAADIAQETGLATGKYDIATGGYYRAPAREKQFLIPDAPIGASLIKIYSRKDSGINEMKDLVGKKIVPVTAGGGIYKFATAWQEQNPTYKIEITASSAGVPYPDRLKEVQNGKYDALVLPSNLGEQTVIDQQKLDIKTSEPVAINETFVLIHRSEENKALADGIDKALKELKADGTLAKLSQKWFGEDITTYMK, from the coding sequence ATGACTTCCCTGAGTTCAATCTCGCGCCGTGGCCTCGGTCTCGCCGTAGCAGGCGTCGCGATCGCCTTCGCAACCGCTTCGTTCGCCGAGGAGGTCCGCACGATCAAGATCGCCACCGCTGCCGAATCGAAGCCGCTCTCCTGGGGCGCGATCGGCGTCGAGCCGCAGGGCTACGAACCCGACGTGCTGAAGGCGATCAACGCGAAGCTGCCCCAATATAAGTTCGTCATGGAAGGTGCAGCCGACATCGCGCAGGAAACCGGCCTTGCGACCGGCAAGTACGACATCGCGACAGGCGGCTATTACCGCGCACCCGCCCGTGAAAAGCAGTTCCTCATTCCCGACGCGCCGATCGGTGCGAGCTTGATCAAGATCTATAGCCGCAAGGATAGCGGCATTAACGAGATGAAGGATCTGGTCGGTAAGAAGATCGTGCCCGTCACCGCCGGCGGCGGCATCTACAAGTTTGCCACGGCATGGCAGGAGCAGAACCCGACCTACAAGATCGAGATCACCGCCTCAAGCGCCGGCGTTCCCTATCCGGACCGGTTGAAGGAAGTGCAGAACGGCAAGTACGATGCGCTCGTACTGCCATCCAACCTTGGCGAGCAGACCGTGATCGACCAGCAGAAGCTCGACATCAAGACAAGCGAGCCGGTCGCGATCAATGAGACCTTTGTCCTGATCCATCGCTCCGAGGAGAATAAGGCCCTCGCCGATGGCATCGACAAGGCTCTGAAGGAGCTCAAGGCCGACGGCACGCTTGCCAAGCTCTCGCAGAAGTGGTTCGGCGAGGACATCACGACGTACATGAAGTAA
- a CDS encoding amino acid ABC transporter permease: MDLSVMIPELLSALPLTLAITFTAMIAGFVLALIATTFRVRRIPVISQLADLYVSYARSVPVVLQLFVAFYGLPVLVGAFGVADFVSPTIAAMLGLSLYHGGYLSEVMRPAYLAVERGQHDAADSLGYTFRQKLTRVLGPQAVHIALPGYGNSIIYLIHNVALVMYIGAADVMATAHLVMERDYNQYQFETYLVLAVLYSLLCLVAWSVVRFFERRSARFSPGAKRGRTTLMASV, from the coding sequence GTGGACCTTTCCGTAATGATCCCAGAGCTGCTTTCGGCCCTGCCGCTGACGCTCGCGATCACGTTCACGGCCATGATCGCCGGCTTCGTGCTGGCGTTGATTGCGACGACATTTCGGGTTCGTAGGATCCCGGTGATCAGCCAATTGGCGGATCTCTACGTATCCTACGCCCGCAGCGTGCCTGTCGTCCTTCAATTGTTCGTCGCCTTCTACGGGCTTCCCGTGCTTGTGGGTGCGTTCGGCGTCGCGGACTTCGTGTCTCCGACCATCGCCGCGATGCTGGGCTTGAGCCTCTATCACGGCGGCTATCTGTCCGAGGTCATGCGGCCGGCCTATCTCGCCGTCGAACGTGGCCAGCATGATGCGGCGGACAGTCTCGGCTATACGTTCCGCCAGAAGCTCACGCGTGTTCTCGGCCCGCAGGCGGTTCACATCGCGCTCCCCGGCTACGGCAACTCGATCATCTACCTGATCCATAACGTCGCGCTCGTCATGTATATCGGCGCGGCCGACGTCATGGCGACCGCTCATCTTGTGATGGAGCGCGACTACAACCAGTATCAGTTCGAAACGTATCTCGTGCTGGCGGTCCTCTATTCGCTGCTTTGTCTGGTCGCCTGGTCGGTCGTCCGCTTTTTCGAACGTCGTTCCGCGAGATTTTCTCCAGGCGCGAAGCGCGGCAGAACCACGCTGATGGCAAGCGTCTGA
- a CDS encoding amino acid ABC transporter permease — MFDIDVLLPDLWDILGAVPLTLAMALAIFVFSTIIGSLFAMVEYRRIPVLRQLVVAYKVAFKGVPMVVVIFLAYYGLPSTLQFLTSLVGVDYNGHSTPNWVTLIVALTACVAAFQAEVVKGALNSFDTGQADAAYSLGYKKSQLFRRVMLPQVIVAAIPDLANSFMVIMKALSLGFAIEVVDIFAQSQLTAALNFYYLEAFLVAVVIYMVIAYTVTQIADRTERALRVRT, encoded by the coding sequence ATGTTCGATATCGACGTTCTTCTCCCCGATCTTTGGGATATTCTGGGTGCCGTACCCCTCACGCTCGCGATGGCGCTTGCGATCTTCGTCTTCTCGACGATCATCGGCAGCCTGTTCGCCATGGTCGAATATCGGCGGATTCCTGTCCTGCGCCAGCTTGTCGTCGCTTACAAGGTCGCGTTCAAGGGTGTGCCGATGGTCGTGGTGATCTTCCTCGCTTACTATGGCCTTCCCTCGACCCTGCAATTCCTGACATCGCTGGTTGGCGTGGACTATAACGGCCATTCGACGCCAAACTGGGTCACGCTCATCGTCGCCCTGACGGCCTGCGTCGCTGCCTTCCAGGCGGAAGTCGTCAAAGGCGCGCTGAACTCTTTCGACACCGGCCAGGCCGACGCAGCGTATTCGCTCGGCTACAAGAAGAGCCAGCTCTTCCGCCGGGTCATGCTTCCACAGGTCATCGTCGCGGCGATACCGGATCTTGCCAATTCCTTCATGGTCATCATGAAGGCGCTTTCCCTGGGGTTCGCCATCGAGGTGGTCGATATCTTCGCGCAGTCGCAGCTGACCGCCGCGCTGAACTTCTACTATCTCGAGGCCTTCCTGGTCGCGGTCGTGATCTACATGGTGATAGCCTATACCGTAACCCAGATTGCAGACAGGACGGAGCGAGCGCTCAGGGTGCGGACTTGA
- a CDS encoding sugar ABC transporter substrate-binding protein: MSIEKSDSGLGRRDLLKLSAAAGVAVAGASLIGQKPVFAADGEPSLKGKRIAISATGTDHFFDLQAYNAQIEEVKRLGGEPIAVDAGRNDGKLVSQLQTLIAQKPDAIVQILGTLSVIDPWLKKARDAGIPVLTVDVGSTNSINNTTSDNWGIGKDLALQLVSDIGGEGNIVVFNGFYGVTPCAIRYDQLVNVVKYFPKVKILQPELRDVIPNTVQDAFTQITAILNKYPEKGSIKAIWSAWDIPQLGATQALAAAGRTEIRTYGVDGSPEVLQLIADPKSPAGADVAQQPAEIGRTAIRNVAKLLAGQTLPRETYVPALLANKANVGEVTKKLGIG; this comes from the coding sequence ATGAGCATCGAAAAGTCCGATAGCGGTCTGGGAAGACGGGATCTGCTGAAATTATCCGCAGCGGCCGGAGTTGCCGTCGCCGGCGCTTCCCTGATCGGGCAGAAGCCAGTCTTCGCGGCCGATGGAGAACCGTCCCTGAAAGGCAAACGCATCGCCATCAGCGCGACCGGAACCGACCACTTCTTCGACCTGCAGGCCTATAATGCCCAGATTGAAGAGGTGAAGCGCCTCGGCGGCGAGCCGATCGCCGTGGACGCAGGGCGCAATGACGGCAAGCTGGTCTCGCAATTGCAAACGCTGATTGCCCAGAAGCCGGATGCGATCGTTCAGATCCTCGGCACGCTGAGCGTCATCGATCCCTGGCTGAAGAAGGCGCGCGACGCCGGCATTCCGGTTCTGACCGTCGACGTCGGCTCGACTAATTCGATCAACAACACAACCTCCGACAACTGGGGCATCGGCAAGGACCTGGCGCTACAGCTCGTCTCCGATATCGGCGGCGAAGGCAATATCGTCGTCTTCAACGGCTTTTATGGCGTGACGCCCTGCGCGATCCGCTACGACCAGCTGGTCAATGTCGTCAAATATTTCCCGAAGGTGAAGATCCTCCAGCCGGAATTGCGCGACGTCATCCCGAACACCGTACAGGACGCTTTCACCCAGATCACCGCGATTCTGAACAAATATCCGGAAAAGGGGTCGATCAAAGCCATCTGGTCGGCGTGGGATATCCCGCAGCTCGGCGCGACCCAGGCGCTTGCCGCTGCCGGCCGTACCGAAATCCGCACCTATGGCGTCGATGGCAGCCCTGAAGTGCTGCAGCTCATCGCCGATCCGAAATCGCCTGCCGGCGCCGATGTCGCTCAACAGCCGGCAGAAATCGGCCGCACTGCCATCCGTAATGTCGCGAAGCTTCTTGCCGGTCAGACGCTGCCTCGCGAGACTTACGTTCCAGCACTTCTGGCCAACAAGGCCAATGTCGGCGAGGTCACCAAGAAGCTCGGTATTGGCTGA